The following are encoded in a window of Primulina eburnea isolate SZY01 chromosome 4, ASM2296580v1, whole genome shotgun sequence genomic DNA:
- the LOC140829877 gene encoding heat shock 22 kDa protein, mitochondrial-like, with amino-acid sequence MASSLVLRKVSGGVPVHLARLLRPSSVAPTAVHGKCYLSTETDVTPHANENRRVDVDRSSGSSVGRRGESFSDIFNPFSTIRGLSQMLNMMDRFMGNPFDSGFDRAGWVDSWEDDASLYLRLDMPGLDKEQVKVWVEQNTLVIKGEGSKVAEDGNEHRRRYYRRMDLPWNMYKLDGVKAEMKNGVLKVVVPKLTGEDRKDAIQVCVD; translated from the exons ATGGCTTCATCACTCGTTCTCCGAAAAGTCTCCGGCGGTGTCCCTGTTCACTTGGCCAGATTACTGCGACCATCGTCGGTTGCTCCCACCGCCGTGCACGGCAAATGCTATCTGAGCACTGAAACTGACGTGACTCCTCATGCCAACGAGAATAGGCGGGTTGACGTTGATAGGAGCTCCGGCTCTTCCGTTGGTCGTCGCGGCGAATCTTTCTCAG ATATCTTCAATCCATTCTCTACGATAAGAGGCTTGAGCCAAATGTTGAACATGATGGATCGGTTCATGGGGAACCCCTTCGATTCGGGTTTCGATCGAGCGGGATGGGTGGACTCGTGGGAGGACGACGCTTCCCTTTACCTTCGGCTCGACATGCCAGGGCTGGACAAGGAGCAAGTGAAGGTGTGGGTGGAGCAGAACACATTGGTGATCAAAGGGGAAGGCAGCAAAGTCGCAGAGGATGGGAATGAACATAGGAGACGATACTACAGAAGAATGGATCTGCCATGGAATATGTACAAGCTGGATGGCGTAAAGGCGGAGATGAAGAACGGGGTGTTGAAGGTGGTGGTGCCCAAACTGACCGGAGAAGATAGGAAAGATGCGATTCAAGTGTGTGTCGACTGA